Within the Streptomyces sp. YIM 121038 genome, the region AGTACGCGCCCGGCGCCCCCGTCACCGTCGCGGCGACCCGCGCGGACGCCCGTACGACGATCACGGTCACCAACGGCCCGCCCCGGGAGCCCGGTTCACCCCCCGGCGGCGGCTCCGGCCTCGCGGACCTGCACACCAGGCTGGCGGCCCTGGGCGGCGACCTCGACGCGGGGGCGCACGCGGGGGGCTTCCGGGTGCGCGCGGTGATTCCGGCGGACGCGGGCGTCGCGGTGGCGGCCCCCGCCCCCGCGGACACCGTGCCGCTGCCCTCCGGGACGCTCGCGCACGCCCGGCGCCGCACCGTGCTCGCCTTCGGGGCCGCCGCCGCGACCGGCGCCGTGCTGATCGCCGGGACCTTCGGCTGGTACGCGTACACGAAGACGCACTCCGTCCTGCGGCCCGCCGACTTCGCGGCGCTGCGCGTGGGCGCCGCGCAGGCCGACGTCGCGGCCGTGCTGCCGGAGCGCGGCGTGAGCGACCCGCCCGTGGACCGGGCGCCGGGCCCGCCGCCCCCGGGCGCCGACTGCCGCTACTACCGCTCCAGCGGTCAACTCTTCACCTCCTCCGCACACTTCAGGCTCTGCTTCGAGAACGGAAAGCTCGTGGACAAGACAGTGATCCCCAAGCCGGGTGCGTCCGGCGGCCCCGGCACGGGCGGCGACGGGGGGCGACGGTGATCCGGGTCGTGCTCGCCGACGACGAGGCGATGATCCGCGCGGGAGTGCGGGCCATCCTCACCGCGGGCGACGGCATCGAGGTCGTCGCCGAGGCCGCCGACGGCCGGGAGGCGATCGAACTGGCCCAGGCGCACCGCCCCGACGTGGCGCTCCTCGACATCCGCATGCCCCGCCTCGACGGCCTCGCCGCGGGCGAGGAGATCGTACGGACGCTGCCGGGCACGGCGGTCGCGATGCTGACGACGTTCTCCGAGGACGCGTACGTCGCCCGCGCGCTCGGCGGCGGCGCCACCGGCTTCCTGCTGAAGTCGGGGGACCCGCACGAACTCATCGCCGGCGTACGGGCGGTGGCGGGCGGCGCCGCGTTCCTGTCGCCGAAGGTGGCCCGGTACGTCATCGACGGGCTCGGCGGGCGGCGCATCGGCCGCGAGTCGGCCGCCCGCACGCGCGTGGCCGCGCTGACCCCGCGCGAGCGCGAGGTCCTGGGCCTGGTGGGGGCGGGCCTGTCCAACCCGGAGATCGCCGCGCGCCTGCACCTCGTCGAGGGCACGGTCAAGGCGTATGTGAGCGCGGTCCTCGACCGCCTGGAGGTCAAGAACCGCGTCCAGGCGGCGATCGTCGCGTACGAGGCGGGGCTCGTCGCGGACGACGGCGCGCGGACCGCCCCGGGCGCCCCCGGCTGATCCGGCCACGGGCCGGTGCGTCAGGGGCGGTGCGACAGGGCCGGTCCGTCGGGGGCAGTGGCTCAGGGGCGGTGCGTCGGCGGCTGCTGGTAGTCGCCCTGCTGGTAGTCGTCCTGGTAGTAGCCGCCCTGGTGGTAGCCGCCCTGCTGGGGGCGCGGCACGTAGGGGTCCGCGCTCTGCGCCGGGTACGCCGCTTCTCCGTAGGGGGCCTGCGGGTCGTAGGGGGCCTGCGGGTCGTACGGGGCCTGCGCGCCGTTGCCGTACGCGTACGGCGTCGCGTCGCCGTACGGGGCGTGGGTGCCGTCACCGTACGGGGCGTGGGTGGCATCGGAGTGCGCTGCCGCGTGCGGGGTCGCCTGTGCGCCGTCGGCGTACGGCGAGTAGGGCGCGTACGTCGGCGACGTGTCGTACGCCGACGAAGCGCCGTAGGGCGAGGGCGTGTCGTACGCCGTGGACGCCGCGTACGCGGGCGCGGGTGCGGCCGACGGCCCCGACGCGTGCGCCGTGGCCGGGCCGGGGCCCGCGAACCAGGTGACGAGCGCCGCGCGCGACCCCCGCATCGTCTCGGCGACCCGCGCCACGGGGCGCGTGGCGAGCCGCACCACGAGGAACGCGACGACCGCGCCGAGCACCAGGCCGACGGCCACGTCGTGCGGGTAGTGCACCCCCACGAAGACCCGCGAGAAGGCCATGAGGACCGCCATCGGCAGCGTGAAGGCGGCGATGCGCGGCCAGGCGAGCGCGAGGCCGACGGCGGCGGCGCCCGCGATCGTGGAGTGGTTGCTGGGGAAGGACCAGTCGCCGTGCGGCGGGCACTCGACGAGCGGCGTGAGCGCGCCCTTCACGGCCCGGCACGGCCGTTCCTCGTCCACCACGGACTTCGCCGCCTCGCTGATCACATACGCGAGGGCCGTGCCCAGGGGGGCCAGGACCGCCACCGCGAACGCGCGCGAGTCCCCGCGCCGGGCCCGCCACCAGGCGACGACGAACAGCGCGCCGAAGAGCAGCAGGCCCAGTTCCGTCCACACCTCGGCGATGTGCTGCACCCAGCCGGGGGTGTCGTGGGCGAACTCGGTGATGTCGAGGTAAAGGCCGGAGGAATCCATGGTGTCCATGATTACGGACCGTACGTAGGGATCTCGAATCGTCACATCCAGCGATGGACCGATATCCGACCTGACGAAAGACAGGGAGGGAACGGGGCGCGAGCGGGACGGCAGGCCGGGCG harbors:
- a CDS encoding response regulator transcription factor is translated as MIRVVLADDEAMIRAGVRAILTAGDGIEVVAEAADGREAIELAQAHRPDVALLDIRMPRLDGLAAGEEIVRTLPGTAVAMLTTFSEDAYVARALGGGATGFLLKSGDPHELIAGVRAVAGGAAFLSPKVARYVIDGLGGRRIGRESAARTRVAALTPREREVLGLVGAGLSNPEIAARLHLVEGTVKAYVSAVLDRLEVKNRVQAAIVAYEAGLVADDGARTAPGAPG